The Williamsia sp. DF01-3 genome has a window encoding:
- a CDS encoding UDP-glucose/GDP-mannose dehydrogenase family protein yields MRITVLGTGYLGATHAACMADLGHHVLGVDVDPSKIAKLQAGEVPFYEPGLEDVLKRNLKAGRLAFTDSYEEAAEFADVHFLAVGTPQRKGEFAADVSYVDGVVERLAPLIRSDATIFGKSTVPVGTAERLADLANSACTGDVSIEVAWNPEFLREGHAVEDTLRPDRLVVGIGSDTSRAEALAREIYADALANGTPLVITDLATAELVKVSANAFLATKISFINAISEVCEAAGADVTELADAIGYDERIGRKFLNAGIGFGGGCLPKDIRAFMARAGELGADQALTFLREVDNINMRRRTRMVELTKEVCGGVLLGARVAVLGAAFKPESDDVRDSPALNVAGQIHLQGAAVSVFDPKAMENSQRLFPTLTYAESVEEACNGADVVLVLTEWEQFRAMRPRDLQAHVRKKRLIDGRNCLDKNLWLAEGWTYRGLGIRSESVK; encoded by the coding sequence ATGAGGATAACTGTTTTAGGAACGGGCTATCTCGGCGCAACACACGCCGCGTGCATGGCCGACTTGGGCCATCACGTCCTCGGAGTGGATGTCGACCCGTCGAAAATTGCGAAACTTCAGGCAGGTGAGGTCCCCTTCTATGAACCGGGCCTCGAGGACGTACTCAAACGCAACCTCAAGGCAGGTCGCCTGGCTTTCACGGATTCATACGAGGAGGCGGCAGAGTTCGCTGACGTCCACTTTCTGGCTGTCGGTACGCCTCAGCGAAAAGGTGAGTTCGCAGCTGATGTGAGCTACGTCGACGGCGTAGTAGAGCGTTTGGCCCCTCTGATCCGATCAGATGCGACTATTTTCGGTAAGTCGACAGTGCCCGTGGGAACCGCCGAGCGCCTTGCAGACCTGGCCAATTCTGCTTGTACCGGCGACGTCAGCATCGAAGTAGCTTGGAATCCCGAATTCCTGCGCGAGGGCCACGCAGTTGAGGACACGCTACGGCCAGACCGGCTGGTAGTCGGCATCGGCAGTGATACGAGCCGGGCAGAAGCCCTCGCACGAGAAATCTATGCAGATGCGCTGGCGAACGGCACGCCGCTGGTGATCACCGACCTCGCGACAGCGGAACTAGTAAAAGTGTCTGCGAACGCATTTCTGGCAACAAAAATATCGTTCATCAATGCAATTTCAGAAGTGTGTGAAGCAGCCGGCGCAGATGTTACGGAATTGGCTGACGCCATCGGTTACGACGAGCGGATCGGGCGAAAATTCCTCAACGCGGGAATAGGTTTCGGTGGAGGGTGCCTACCAAAAGACATAAGGGCATTCATGGCGCGCGCAGGAGAGCTAGGCGCTGACCAGGCACTGACATTCTTGCGCGAAGTTGACAACATCAATATGCGTCGACGAACCCGCATGGTCGAGTTGACCAAAGAGGTTTGCGGAGGAGTGCTATTAGGAGCACGAGTCGCGGTCTTGGGCGCCGCGTTCAAGCCGGAGTCAGACGACGTGCGGGATTCTCCCGCACTCAACGTAGCTGGCCAGATCCACCTTCAAGGCGCTGCAGTGAGTGTCTTCGATCCCAAGGCGATGGAAAACTCGCAACGGCTTTTCCCCACGTTGACCTACGCAGAGTCCGTCGAGGAAGCGTGCAACGGGGCAGACGTGGTTCTCGTACTGACCGAGTGGGAGCAATTCAGGGCCATGAGGCCCCGGGACTTACAGGCTCACGTTAGGAAAAAGAGGTTGATAGATGGCCGGAACTGCCTGGATAAGAACCTATGGCTTGCCGAAGGGTGGACCTACCGGGGCCTAGGGATTCGCAGCGAATCCGTCAAGTAA
- a CDS encoding sugar transferase, with amino-acid sequence MIVTVAVLLAQQIRFGVPEDISRAASMTTFIVTPCLIVAWVLTLRATQSSDRRIVGDGPNEYSRVLNACFIVFGLLAIVDLAFRLNLARGFIAIALPLGTLGLLVSRWAWRKSLHRSRLRRRNLSQVLVVGGPSSAVPLIEHLDKNPGLGFEVVGLCVPPGSEHRPVTVNGHDVQIYGSFSEARDAVALCGATTVAVTSAEALGHSAMRELSWDLEGMNVDMLVSPGVTDVAGPRMMVRPVAGLPLLHIDKPRYDGANRFLKAAFDRLGAVVLLLVLAPVLVACAIAVKINSSGPIFYRAERIGVGNVPFDMWKFRTMVDGADKQKAALAQKNEGAGVLFKLRDDPRVTTVGKKLRRYSLDELPQLFNVVGGSMSLVGPRPPLRDEVEQYSGLVTRRMLVRPGITGLWQVSGRSDLSWEESVRLDLSYVENWSIMQDAMILWRTVRAVVRSDGAY; translated from the coding sequence CTGATCGTGACGGTGGCAGTCCTTCTTGCACAGCAGATTCGGTTCGGAGTTCCCGAAGATATATCGCGGGCGGCTTCGATGACCACGTTTATTGTGACACCGTGTCTAATAGTTGCCTGGGTATTGACTCTTCGAGCAACCCAAAGTAGCGATCGTCGCATCGTTGGTGATGGGCCGAATGAATACAGCCGCGTCTTGAACGCATGCTTCATTGTCTTCGGTCTGTTGGCGATTGTGGACCTCGCGTTTCGGCTAAATCTTGCCCGCGGCTTTATCGCGATCGCGCTGCCATTGGGTACCTTGGGCCTTCTCGTGTCGCGATGGGCGTGGCGCAAATCCCTGCACCGCAGCCGTCTCCGCCGGCGAAATCTGAGTCAAGTGCTGGTCGTCGGTGGCCCCAGCTCAGCCGTTCCGCTGATCGAGCACCTGGACAAGAACCCCGGCCTGGGCTTCGAGGTTGTCGGGCTTTGCGTTCCGCCAGGTAGTGAGCATCGTCCGGTCACAGTTAACGGCCACGACGTACAGATATATGGATCTTTCAGCGAAGCGCGTGACGCGGTCGCGCTGTGCGGGGCAACCACCGTGGCGGTGACGTCTGCGGAGGCCTTAGGACATTCTGCGATGCGCGAACTGTCGTGGGATCTCGAGGGCATGAATGTCGACATGTTGGTGTCTCCTGGGGTGACCGACGTAGCCGGACCCCGCATGATGGTGCGGCCGGTGGCTGGCTTGCCGCTTCTGCACATCGACAAGCCGCGGTATGACGGCGCCAACCGGTTCCTCAAGGCAGCGTTCGACCGCCTGGGTGCCGTAGTCCTTCTGTTGGTGCTTGCTCCAGTGCTGGTCGCTTGCGCCATAGCAGTGAAGATCAATTCCAGCGGGCCAATCTTCTACCGCGCTGAACGTATCGGCGTGGGCAATGTGCCCTTCGACATGTGGAAGTTCCGCACCATGGTCGACGGGGCGGACAAGCAGAAGGCTGCGCTCGCTCAGAAGAACGAGGGTGCCGGCGTACTCTTCAAACTCCGCGATGACCCCCGTGTGACAACAGTCGGGAAGAAGCTGCGCCGCTACAGCCTCGATGAGCTTCCCCAGCTGTTCAACGTGGTGGGCGGCTCGATGAGCCTCGTGGGGCCGCGGCCGCCGCTGCGCGATGAGGTCGAGCAATACAGCGGCTTGGTGACCCGGCGAATGCTGGTTCGACCGGGGATCACAGGGTTGTGGCAAGTCTCAGGCCGATCTGACCTGTCGTGGGAAGAGTCTGTGCGACTCGACCTTTCGTACGTCGAGAACTGGTCGATCATGCAGGACGCGATGATCTTGTGGCGGACCGTGCGTGCAGTGGTACGAAGCGACGGCGCGTATTGA
- a CDS encoding enoyl-CoA hydratase, with the protein MSSFETITTEQRGRVGIITLNRPKALNALNSQLMTEVVGAAQAYDADASVGAIVIAGSERAFAAGADIKEMADKSYVDMLSEDFFSAWGHLTEVRTPVVAAVAGFALGGGCELAMMCDIIIAAENAVFGQPEINLGVIPGIGGSQRLTRAIGKAKAMDMVLTGRRMKVDEAERAGLVSRVVPTESYLEDAIEVANTIAELSLPITILAKQAVNRSQEVGLTEGVLFERRVFHSTFATEDQSEGMAAFVEKREARFTNK; encoded by the coding sequence ATGAGTAGCTTTGAGACCATCACCACCGAGCAGCGGGGCCGAGTCGGCATCATCACGCTCAACCGGCCAAAAGCGCTCAACGCGTTGAACTCTCAGCTGATGACCGAGGTGGTTGGAGCCGCGCAGGCGTATGACGCCGACGCGTCTGTGGGTGCCATCGTGATCGCAGGCTCCGAACGTGCCTTTGCTGCGGGCGCTGACATCAAAGAGATGGCCGACAAGTCGTACGTCGACATGCTCTCCGAAGACTTCTTCAGCGCATGGGGACACCTCACCGAGGTCCGCACTCCAGTGGTTGCGGCGGTGGCCGGATTTGCCCTCGGTGGCGGATGTGAGCTGGCCATGATGTGCGACATCATCATCGCCGCAGAGAACGCCGTATTCGGTCAGCCTGAGATCAACTTGGGCGTGATCCCGGGAATCGGTGGTTCACAACGACTTACGCGCGCAATTGGCAAGGCCAAGGCCATGGACATGGTGTTGACCGGCCGGCGCATGAAGGTCGACGAAGCCGAGCGTGCCGGCCTCGTCTCGAGGGTGGTGCCCACCGAGTCGTACCTGGAGGATGCGATCGAGGTGGCGAACACCATCGCAGAGTTGTCGCTGCCGATCACCATATTGGCTAAGCAGGCAGTGAACCGGTCGCAGGAAGTGGGCCTGACCGAAGGCGTTCTGTTCGAACGGCGTGTCTTCCACTCCACATTTGCGACCGAAGATCAATCAGAGGGCATGGCTGCGTTCGTGGAGAAGCGTGAGGCGCGGTTCACGAACAAGTAG
- a CDS encoding enoyl-CoA hydratase/isomerase family protein has protein sequence MSDESSVLVRTEGRIGRITLNRPKAINALTHEMVTAIHAALQAWADDDAVEAVLLDGAGERGLCAGGDIVAIHRDASAATTLDDAVNTPSGHFWRDEYILNAYISHCPKPYVALMDGIVMGGGVGVSAHANTRIVTDRTRMAMPEVGIGFSPDVGGTYLLARAPGELGTYLALTAAQIGGADAIAIGFADHFLPSESIEKFVSALTSKPVDDAIAGFCVAPPESDLLTKRHWIDDAFAADTGVGIVERLRGHDETDAHDTANVVGAKSPTSVEVTMRSLRQISADTTLEEALESEFRVSIHFLTHPDLAEGIRAQVIDKDRSPKWSPRGLTEVDPAVVADFFAPVPNDLVLTNGAF, from the coding sequence ATGTCAGACGAGAGCAGCGTCCTTGTTCGTACCGAGGGTCGGATCGGCCGCATCACCCTGAACCGGCCGAAGGCGATCAATGCGCTGACGCACGAGATGGTGACCGCCATCCACGCGGCGCTGCAAGCGTGGGCCGATGACGACGCGGTCGAGGCCGTGTTGCTCGATGGCGCCGGCGAACGTGGACTGTGTGCCGGCGGAGATATTGTCGCCATCCACCGAGATGCTTCGGCTGCAACCACTTTGGACGATGCAGTCAACACCCCCTCTGGGCACTTCTGGCGAGACGAGTACATCCTCAACGCGTACATCTCCCACTGTCCAAAGCCGTACGTAGCCCTGATGGACGGGATCGTGATGGGCGGGGGAGTAGGGGTGTCTGCCCACGCAAACACCCGCATTGTCACCGACCGGACGAGGATGGCGATGCCCGAGGTGGGGATCGGATTCTCCCCGGACGTGGGTGGCACCTACCTCCTTGCGCGTGCGCCGGGCGAGCTGGGCACCTACCTGGCCCTGACTGCGGCACAGATCGGGGGCGCCGATGCCATCGCCATCGGATTTGCGGACCATTTCCTGCCGTCAGAGAGCATCGAGAAGTTCGTGTCCGCTCTCACGTCGAAGCCTGTTGATGACGCGATCGCCGGATTCTGTGTTGCTCCTCCCGAATCCGATCTGCTCACCAAGCGTCACTGGATCGACGATGCCTTTGCGGCCGACACCGGCGTCGGCATCGTCGAACGCCTGCGCGGACACGACGAAACCGATGCTCACGACACTGCGAACGTGGTGGGAGCCAAATCGCCCACGTCGGTGGAGGTGACCATGCGGTCGTTACGACAGATATCGGCCGATACGACGCTCGAAGAAGCTCTGGAGAGCGAATTCCGGGTGTCAATCCACTTCCTGACCCATCCCGACCTCGCGGAGGGTATTCGGGCCCAGGTGATCGACAAGGACCGCTCGCCGAAGTGGTCGCCGCGGGGACTGACCGAGGTGGATCCCGCGGTGGTTGCCGACTTCTTCGCCCCAGTGCCCAACGATCTTGTACTGACGAATGGAGCGTTCTGA
- a CDS encoding PaaI family thioesterase, giving the protein MTQDSPLERSAAKFESAQADEVHHEGGFRPTFDIDLTRGGPRYGEFIEEVRTFMDRVKAACPSEELTTEVIDALQVLNKKLDEVAIDEWRAPSGGRIDLPARGNITLPPYELDEASAENVSARMTFRRYHLGGNNAAHGGQVAVAFDDLMGMAGALGSGGVTRTAYLTVNYRAITPLNTELAIRSWVDRIEGRKVFIKATLHNGDVLCAEADGLFIKLKPGQP; this is encoded by the coding sequence ATGACTCAGGACAGCCCGCTCGAACGATCTGCCGCGAAGTTCGAAAGCGCCCAGGCGGATGAAGTGCACCACGAGGGTGGATTCCGGCCGACATTCGACATCGACCTCACACGCGGCGGTCCGCGGTACGGCGAGTTCATCGAAGAGGTCCGCACCTTCATGGACCGGGTGAAGGCGGCCTGCCCCAGCGAAGAACTCACTACCGAGGTGATCGACGCACTGCAGGTTTTGAACAAGAAGCTCGATGAGGTCGCGATTGATGAGTGGCGTGCACCGTCCGGCGGGCGGATCGATCTGCCGGCGCGAGGCAACATCACACTGCCTCCGTATGAACTGGACGAGGCGAGTGCCGAAAACGTCAGCGCACGTATGACATTCCGCCGCTACCATCTCGGCGGCAACAACGCTGCCCACGGTGGTCAGGTGGCGGTGGCGTTCGACGACTTGATGGGTATGGCCGGTGCACTCGGTTCGGGTGGTGTCACCAGGACCGCATATCTGACTGTCAACTACCGCGCGATCACCCCGCTCAACACCGAGCTCGCGATCCGGTCGTGGGTAGACCGGATTGAAGGACGCAAGGTGTTCATCAAGGCCACTCTGCACAACGGGGACGTGCTGTGCGCCGAAGCCGATGGGCTGTTCATCAAGCTCAAACCGGGCCAACCCTGA
- a CDS encoding alternate-type signal peptide domain-containing protein: MSARKIWVATVNQQTETKRVRVKKQTKAAAAAGAGAILLLGGAGSLAYWNDSGSAPGGTIRSGQLSLSDCAGGGTWTDENNNEIINITNFRVVPGDSVSYNCATNINATGDNLTATLTANVGEVTGDTALRDALDPVVTATVNGEALPSVGGAVQIAPTTTTTQSIVVTVTMTFDPATQDLIAQNQSVNLAATTLTLEQNDNPAVTP, from the coding sequence TTGAGTGCGCGGAAGATATGGGTAGCAACTGTCAATCAACAAACCGAAACGAAACGAGTCCGAGTGAAAAAGCAAACCAAAGCTGCAGCGGCCGCCGGCGCAGGCGCAATCCTCCTACTTGGCGGTGCGGGCAGTCTGGCCTACTGGAACGACAGTGGCTCAGCCCCCGGCGGAACAATCCGATCGGGCCAGCTTTCACTCAGCGATTGCGCTGGCGGCGGCACCTGGACTGACGAGAACAACAACGAGATCATCAACATCACGAACTTTCGCGTAGTACCGGGCGATTCCGTTTCGTACAACTGCGCCACCAACATCAACGCAACCGGCGACAACCTGACGGCCACCCTCACAGCCAACGTCGGCGAGGTTACGGGCGACACCGCTCTGCGCGATGCGCTGGACCCAGTAGTGACTGCGACGGTGAACGGCGAGGCGCTGCCGTCGGTCGGCGGCGCTGTGCAGATCGCTCCCACCACCACCACCACACAGTCCATCGTTGTCACCGTGACCATGACGTTCGATCCTGCGACCCAGGATCTGATCGCGCAGAATCAGTCAGTCAACCTGGCCGCCACCACTCTCACCCTGGAGCAGAACGACAATCCAGCCGTCACTCCCTGA
- a CDS encoding signal peptidase I — protein MTDTPSTDEHTGPVWFIRTALSWALLLAVLAVGTVVILVPAVAGAERFTVLTGSMEPTYPPGTLIVVKPAEEDQLRVGDAITYQLKTGETTVVTHRIVAASQNAMGERSYTTQGDANDAPDAKPVIAEQVRGKVWYSIPYLGYVNNWLTGQHRAWVIGAVVAGLFSYALVMAVGGFRDSRRARREQEELRGAPSHASPY, from the coding sequence ATGACGGACACACCCTCGACTGACGAGCACACCGGGCCCGTTTGGTTCATACGCACCGCGTTGAGCTGGGCTTTGCTCTTGGCCGTGCTTGCGGTTGGGACGGTGGTGATTCTGGTACCGGCAGTCGCTGGTGCCGAGCGGTTCACCGTCCTGACAGGATCGATGGAACCCACCTACCCGCCGGGCACGCTCATCGTTGTCAAACCCGCAGAGGAAGACCAACTGCGGGTTGGCGACGCAATCACGTACCAGCTGAAAACTGGCGAGACAACGGTGGTGACACACCGAATCGTCGCGGCCTCACAGAACGCGATGGGTGAGCGCAGCTACACCACGCAAGGTGACGCAAACGATGCGCCTGACGCCAAACCTGTTATCGCGGAACAGGTTCGCGGCAAGGTGTGGTATAGCATCCCCTACCTCGGATACGTGAACAATTGGCTTACCGGGCAGCACCGCGCCTGGGTGATCGGCGCCGTGGTCGCCGGACTCTTTTCTTACGCGCTTGTGATGGCTGTCGGTGGATTTCGTGACAGCCGCCGCGCTCGGCGCGAGCAGGAAGAACTCAGAGGGGCCCCGAGCCATGCTTCGCCGTATTGA
- a CDS encoding SipW-dependent-type signal peptide-containing protein: MRIRAILALGIVLGLGTVGTMALWSDSAVATSGDFKTGVVDLRVNGVEDYTFTGTTFSMAGMRPGESRAATLQVQNSLSTLPVTYTAAASTATGSPTLANYLRMTVHPGATPTNGTSNGLATGSCPGTQLGSAVLRTGISVPIVTTPQPLGAAGGTPDKPSSQSLCVIVALVSEAPLSVQNQTQPAITMTFSATST; encoded by the coding sequence GTGCGAATCCGCGCGATCCTCGCACTCGGAATAGTGCTGGGTTTGGGCACAGTCGGGACAATGGCTCTGTGGAGCGATTCGGCGGTCGCAACATCGGGCGATTTCAAGACCGGTGTTGTGGACCTCCGCGTCAATGGCGTCGAGGACTACACATTCACCGGGACCACCTTTTCGATGGCTGGAATGCGCCCAGGCGAAAGCAGAGCGGCAACACTGCAAGTGCAAAACTCTCTGTCGACGCTGCCTGTCACCTATACCGCAGCTGCCAGCACCGCGACAGGAAGTCCCACACTCGCAAACTATCTCCGGATGACTGTTCACCCCGGCGCCACCCCGACGAACGGCACGTCCAACGGTTTGGCCACCGGCTCTTGCCCAGGGACCCAGCTCGGCAGCGCCGTATTGCGCACCGGCATCTCTGTTCCCATTGTCACGACACCGCAACCTCTGGGGGCGGCAGGTGGTACTCCCGACAAGCCCAGCAGCCAATCGTTGTGCGTCATCGTGGCGCTTGTCTCTGAAGCTCCCCTCAGCGTGCAAAATCAGACCCAACCCGCCATCACCATGACCTTCAGCGCGACGTCGACATGA